One genomic segment of Salmo trutta chromosome 8, fSalTru1.1, whole genome shotgun sequence includes these proteins:
- the LOC115198823 gene encoding suppressor of cytokine signaling 2 isoform X1 → MLQGYQYRVDEQGVRGRFIHKIREEICRRNWFCDCGATACLLGNIFAFVGCLLAYGWAISGGSPMTCHSPESTETIENERTDTESRVVDSDETRIGQAMKDLKNTGWYWGSLTANEAKEILQDASEGTFLVRDSSQRDYLFTISAMTSAGPTNLRIEYKEGKFKLDSVVLIKPKLKQFDSVVHLVEHYVQLSRTTSKGASSGASKSLAPPNGTVQLLLTKPVYTATPSLQHLSRIAINNATRQVQELPLPNRLKNYLTDYSYNV, encoded by the exons ATgttacaggggtaccagtaccgagttgatgagcagggggtacgag GACGATTCATTCATAAAATTCGAGAAGAAATCTGCAGAAGAAACTGGTTTTGCGACTGTGGGGCAACTGCCTGTCTTTTGGGGAATATTTTTGCATTTGTCGGATGTCTTTTGGCCTACGGCTGGGCAATTTCGGGTGGTTCCCCAATGACCTGCCACTCACCCGAATCCACCGAGACCATCGAAAATGAGAGAACGGATACCGAGTCGCGAGTTGTAGACTCCGATGAGACTCGCATCGGTCAAGCCATGAAAGACCTTAAAAATACAG GCTGGTACTGGGGCAGCCTGACCGCCAACGAAGCCAAAGAGATTCTCCAGGATGCATCAGAGGGCACCTTCCTGGTGCGAGACAGCTCCCAGAGGGACTACCTGTTCACCATCTCTGCCATGACCTCCGCCGGCCCAACCAACTTGCGTATCGAGTACAAGGAGGGAAAGTTTAAACTGGACTCGGTGGTGCTGATCAAGCCCAAGCTCAAGCAGTTTGACAGTGTGGTGCACCTGGTGGAACACTACGTGCAGCTGTCCAGGACTACCAGTAAAGGGGCGTCGTCAGGGGCGTCGAAGTCCCTGGCCCCACCCAACGGGACAGTTCAACTGCTACTGACTAAGCCTGTGTACACTGCCACGCCCTCTCTACAGCACCTGTCCCGGATCGCCATCAACAATGCCACCAGGCAGGTGCAGGAGCTGCCTTTACCCAACAGGCTAAAGAACTACCTGACGGACTACAGCTACAATGTGTAG
- the LOC115198823 gene encoding suppressor of cytokine signaling 2 isoform X2, with translation MTCHSPESTETIENERTDTESRVVDSDETRIGQAMKDLKNTGWYWGSLTANEAKEILQDASEGTFLVRDSSQRDYLFTISAMTSAGPTNLRIEYKEGKFKLDSVVLIKPKLKQFDSVVHLVEHYVQLSRTTSKGASSGASKSLAPPNGTVQLLLTKPVYTATPSLQHLSRIAINNATRQVQELPLPNRLKNYLTDYSYNV, from the exons ATGACCTGCCACTCACCCGAATCCACCGAGACCATCGAAAATGAGAGAACGGATACCGAGTCGCGAGTTGTAGACTCCGATGAGACTCGCATCGGTCAAGCCATGAAAGACCTTAAAAATACAG GCTGGTACTGGGGCAGCCTGACCGCCAACGAAGCCAAAGAGATTCTCCAGGATGCATCAGAGGGCACCTTCCTGGTGCGAGACAGCTCCCAGAGGGACTACCTGTTCACCATCTCTGCCATGACCTCCGCCGGCCCAACCAACTTGCGTATCGAGTACAAGGAGGGAAAGTTTAAACTGGACTCGGTGGTGCTGATCAAGCCCAAGCTCAAGCAGTTTGACAGTGTGGTGCACCTGGTGGAACACTACGTGCAGCTGTCCAGGACTACCAGTAAAGGGGCGTCGTCAGGGGCGTCGAAGTCCCTGGCCCCACCCAACGGGACAGTTCAACTGCTACTGACTAAGCCTGTGTACACTGCCACGCCCTCTCTACAGCACCTGTCCCGGATCGCCATCAACAATGCCACCAGGCAGGTGCAGGAGCTGCCTTTACCCAACAGGCTAAAGAACTACCTGACGGACTACAGCTACAATGTGTAG